Proteins encoded together in one Coffea arabica cultivar ET-39 chromosome 2c, Coffea Arabica ET-39 HiFi, whole genome shotgun sequence window:
- the LOC113724150 gene encoding G-type lectin S-receptor-like serine/threonine-protein kinase LECRK3 → MASSFLHHLGLIPLIAMLCVTVAQTNYQKISLGRSLVASDDSDSWPSPSGEFAFGFHRLENQNLYLLSIWFDNIPNKTLVWYANGDNPVPKGSKVELTSDGLLNLKDPGGNIVWHPNPIPSGVAYADMLDTGNFVLVGTNTSNVWQSFDNPVDTLLPTQTLGVDISVSARTAAENFTRSRFELRLIRDGNLVLNTIAWPKENKYEAYYWSNTVDSPDGITGNKLIFNESGYLYIIKTEGDVVNVNSASTIPSFPIRDYYHRVTVDYDGVLRQYAHPKTPRNGEWTAIWFAPNDICSSMNGERGGGTCGFNSYCSPGSTDGSPNCQCLPGFRFSDPGNKFNGCKRDAIQNCDLGSLRPEDIYDMQELNVNWPNSTNYDSLESLSDVECSKSCLYDCQCVVAVNVDGACRKKKFPVSNGKMLQPNDGKAFVKVPISNTSSSDSYTRIDWPKRSPATFSMVAKLLLGSSVFLNLLLVVAILLIVLRSYDGRTKLHRPPSLLDNNLCTFTYQDLKVSTDCFKEEIGRGSFGTVYKGVLPLSGTLTIVAVKKLHNMSQDGEREFKTEASVIAKIHHKNLVRLIGFCNEGPHKLLVYEFMSNGSLARFIFGESRPEWGKRIQLAFEIARGLTYLHEECSTQIIHCDIKPQNILVDDSFTARISDFGLAKLLISDQSRTLTEIRGTKGYVAPEWFRNTRITAKVDVYSYGVMLLEIICSRKSIDMERQNEAEQILVDWVSDCYKARKLDKLVEDDEEARSDLKLLEKLVMVALWCIQEDPTVRPSMKMVLHMLEGVCIVSAPPSPFPDGSISWNRQLSWHPVRTSSSLSGPKFILDKLQDCL, encoded by the coding sequence ATGGCTTCTagttttcttcatcatcttggcctCATTCCTCTCATTGCCATGCTATGTGTGACAGTTGCTCAAACTAATTATCAAAAAATTAGTTTGGGAAGGTCACTTGTAGCCTCTGATGATTCAGATTCCTGGCCATCACCTTCCGGTGAGTTTGCCTTTGGATTTCATCGTCTCGAGAACCAAAACCTTTATTTGCTATCCATTTGGTTTGACAACATACCAAATAAAACACTAGTTTGGTATGCAAATGGAGATAATCCAGTTCCAAAAGGATCCAAAGTCGAGCTAACAAGTGATGGTCTGCTCAACCTCAAGGACCCTGGAGGGAACATCGTCTGGCATCCGAATCCCATCCCTTCTGGCGTTGCTTATGCTGATATGCTTGACACTGGCAATTTTGTTCTCGTAGGCACTAATACGAGTAACGTTTGGCAGAGTTTTGATAACCCTGTAGACACTCTCTTGCCAACTCAAACACTAGGAGTCGATATATCAGTTTCTGCTAGGACAGCCGCAGAAAATTTCACAAGGAGTCGGTTTGAGCTTCGCCTGATTCGAGATGGGAATCTTGTGCTTAACACAATTGCGTggccaaaagaaaataaatatgaaGCTTATTATTGGAGCAATACTGTTGATTCACCAGATGGAATCACTGGAAACAAGCTTATTTTTAACGAGTCAGGTTACCTTTATATTATCAAGACTGAAGGAGATGTTGTTAATGTTAACTCTGCAAGCACTATTCCAAGTTTTCCAATAAGAGATTATTATCACAGGGTAACAGTTGACTATGATGGGGTTCTCCGCCAGTATGCTCATCCCAAGACTCCCAGAAATGGGGAATGGACTGCCATCTGGTTTGCTCCCAATGATATATGTTCTTCTATGAATGGTGAGAGAGGCGGTGGCACTTGTGGTTTCAATAGCTATTGCTCCCCTGGTAGTACAGATGGAAGCCCAAATTGCCAGTGCCTTCCAGGCTTTAGGTTCTCGGATCCAGGCAACAAGTTCAACGGTTGTAAGCGAGATGCAATCCAAAACTGTGATCTTGGTAGCCTGAGACCAGAAGATATATATGACATGCAAGAGTTGAACGTGAATTGGCCCAATTCTACAAACTACGATTCTTTGGAGTCATTGAGTGATGTTGAGTGTAGCAAGTCTTGCTTGTATGATTGCCAGTGTGTTGTTGCTGTCAATGTCGATGGGGCCTGTCGAAAGAAGAAATTCCCTGTTTCCAATGGGAAAATGCTCCAGCCTAACGATGGAAAGGCTTTTGTTAAGGTACCAATCTCTAACACTTCATCAAGTGATTCTTATACAAGAATAGACTGGCCAAAAAGATCCCCGGCCACATTTTCTATGGTAGCAAAACTTCTGCTAGGAAGCTCAGTATTTCTTAACTTGCTGCTAGTGGTGGCTATATTGCTCATCGTCCTTCGATCATATGATGGAAGGACTAAACTTCACAGACCACCAAGTCTATTGGATAATAATCTTTGCACCTTCACATATCAAGACCTTAAAGTGTCTACAGATTGTTTCAAGGAAGAAATAGGAAGGGGCTCTTTTGGTACTGTATATAAAGGGGTCTTGCCATTGTCAGGCACACTAACTATAGTTGCCGTCAAGAAGTTACACAACATGTCACAAGATGGCGAGCGGGAATTCAAAACAGAAGCAAGTGTAATAGCAAAGATCCACCATAAGAATCTAGTCAGACTAATCGGATTCTGCAATGAAGGGCCACATAAACTTTTGGTGTATGAGTTTATGAGCAACGGATCACTTGCTCGCTTCATTTTTGGAGAGTCAAGGCCTGAATGGGGCAAACGAATCCAGCTTGCTTTTGAGATTGCCAGAGGGCTTACGTATTTGCATGAAGAGTGCAGCACACAGATCATTCATTGCGATATTAAGCCCCAAAACATCCTTGTGGATGATTCATTTACAGCAAGAATCTCTGATTTTGGATTGGCAAAGCTTCTGATAAGTGATCAATCTCGGACACTGACAGAAATTAGAGGCACAAAGGGCTACGTGGCACCGGAGTGGTTCAGGAACACACGAATTACTGCAAAGGTGGATGTTTACAGTTATGGTGTGATGTTGTTAGAGATCATCTGCAGTCGGAAATCGATTGATATGGAAAGACAAAATGAAGCGGAGCAAATCCTGGTAGATTGGGTGTCTGATTGCTACAAAGCAAGAAAGCTAGATAAACTTGTAGAAGATGACGAAGAGGCAAGAAGTGACCTGAAGCTACTGGAGAAGCTTGTAATGGTAGCCCTTTGGTGCATTCAGGAGGATCCCACTGTAAGGCCGTCCATGAAAATGGTCTTACATATGCTTGAGGGAGTATGCATAGTTTCAGCACCTCCATCTCCTTTCCCCGATGGCTCAATCTCTTGGAACCGTCAGCTTTCCTGGCATCCAGTCCGTACTAGTTCTTCCCTATCTGGACCAAAGTTCATCCTGGATAAGTTACAAGATTGTTTATAA
- the LOC113727044 gene encoding uncharacterized protein yields MWRFKPFMPKEQAGLEGRTIDIGNLKIQVRNAIAEGGFSCVYLARDAIHGTKQYALKHIICNDEESLELVMREISVMKLLKGHPNIVPLSAHTIFDMGRTKEALLVMDYCEKSLVTMLDNRGAGFLEEKQIFTIFRDVCNAVFAMHCQSPPIAHRDLKAENLLLGPDGLWKLCDFGSTSTNHKRFEKPEEMGIEEDNIRKHTTPAYRAPEMWDLFRRDIISEKVDIWALGCLLYRICYLKSAFDGESKLQVLNGNYRIPELPKYCTSLTDLIRDMLQSSPDSRPDITQVWFRVNSLLPEGLQKSLPDRPPEMDQRATEGHEGIPKPTAKTHPMPRRNPPPPPSAAEPARNSQATHNSRPAGSAGPLGAFWSSQHAKDSYLSEDNTRPKFDEELTSHFSSRNDINRLEQIPVSKRASTPENINISNYPVQKNVPEKVASRSGDGSSNDFEINLFNDNLGRSTEGVKAPKSESTAGFPAFTAFVAEFGDKLSPQSNSRNLAKEELLQAEIEKLKEQVTQINVEKAEITSKYEKLSAICRSQRQEIHELKQALAARTPSPKRESFKTQASFASHPSTAPKEKVEGTVWELQQGLLDQSSTSPDPRAWQAFADDPPPQTSVNSNSRSVRTRNGRQNNHVSEVNSGANTWGFGTDNFKAAPAASSHINAHTVEATNSQRFSERKDIESSQTSQPAGWAGF; encoded by the exons ATGTGGAGATTCAAGCCCTTCATGCCCAAGGAACAGGCTGGGCTTGAAGGTCGCACTATTGACATAGGTAACCTCAAAATTCAGGTTCGCAACGCCATCGCAGAGGGTGGGTTTTCTTGTGTTTACTTAGCACGAGATGCTATACATGGCACAAAGCAGTATGCTCTAAAGCACATTATATGCAATGATGAAGAATCTCTTGAACTAGTGATGAGAGAAATTTCTGTCATGAAATTGCTTAAGGGACATCCTAACATCGTTCCACTTTCTGCCCATACCATCTTTGATATGGGCCGCACAAAGGAAGCTCTTCTTGTCATGGATTATTGTGAGAAGTCTCTGGTGACCATGCTGGATAATAGGGGAGCAGGTTTCTTGGAGGAGAAACAGATTTTTACGATTTTCAGAGATGTGTGCAATGCTGTCTTTGCAATGCACTGCCAGTCTCCACCTATTGCTCACCG AGACTTGAAGGCTGAGAATCTTTTGCTGGGACCTGATGGATTATGGAAGTTGTGTGATTTTGGTAGTACGTCTACTAATCACAAGCGCTTTGAGAAGCCAGAGGAAATGGGAATTGAGGAAGACAATATAAGGAAACATACAACACCTGCCTATAGGGCCCCTGAG ATGTGGGATTTATTTCGGAGAGATATTATCAGTGAGAAGGTTGATATATGG GCTCTTGGGTGTCTATTATACCGCATATGCTATTTGAAGTCAGCTTTTGATGGGGAATCCAAGCTACAAGTCTTAAATGGAAATTATCGCATcccagaattaccaaaatacTGCACTTCTTTGACAGACCTTATCAGAGATATGCTTCAATCATCACCAGATTCCAGACCAGATATAACACAG GTCTGGTTTCGTGTCAATAGCTTGTTACCTGAAGGTTTGCAAAAGTCATTGCCTGACAGACCTCCAGAAATGGATCAGCGGGCTACCGAGGGTCATGAAG GAATTCCAAAACCTACTGCCAAGACCCATCCTATGCCACGTAGAAATCCACCACCTCCTCCCTCAGCAGCTGAACCTGCTAGGAATTCGCAAGCAACACACAATTCCAGGCCAGCTGGAAGTGCGGGTCCTTTAGGAGCCTTCTGGTCCTCTCAACACGCAAAGGATTCATACCTTTCTGAGGACAATACCAGACCTAAATTTGATGAAGAGTTAACTAGCCATTTTTCATCAAGAAATGATATTAATCGGTTGGAACAAATTCCAGTTTCCAAACGAGCTAGTACTCCTGAAAACATCAATATCTCAAACTATCCTGTCCAAAAGAATGTGCCTGAAAAAGTAGCGAGCAGGTCAGGGGATGGTTCTTCAAACGACTTTGAGATCAATCTGTTCAACGATAATTTGGGCCGTAGTACCGAAGGGGTAAAAGCACCAAAGTCAGAGAGTACAGCTGGCTTTCCAGCATTCACTGCTTTTGTAGCTGAATTTGGTGATAAGTTGAGCCCTCAAAGTAACAGTAGGAACTTAGCGAAGGAAGAGTTGTTACAAGCTGAAATAGAAAAGCTAAAGGAGCAGGTGACGCAAATAAATGTGGAAAAGGCGGAAATAACCTCCAAATATGAAAAGCTATCAGCAATATGCCGATCACAGCGACAGGAGATACATGAGCTTAAACAAGCTCTTGCCGCAAGAACTCCTTCACCGAAAAGAGAATCCTTCAAAACTCAAGCGTCTTTTGCGAGTCATCCATCTACTGCACCG AAAGAAAAGGTTGAAGGAACGGTCTGGGAACTACAACAAGGATTACTTGACCAGAGTTCTACAAGCCCTGATCCTAGGGCTTGGCAGGCTTTTGCTGATGATCCTCCACCACAGACATCTGTAAACAGCAATTCCAGATCTGTTAGAACAAGAAATGGGCGCCAAAACAATCATGTTTCTGAAGTTAACTCAGGTGCCAATACATGGGGATTTGGAACAGATAATTTCAAGGCAGCTCCTGCTGCCAGCTCTCATATAAATGCACACACTGTTGAAGCAACTAATTCTCAGCGTTTCAGTGAAAGAAAGGATATAGAAAGCAGTCAAACTTCCCAGCCTGCAGGATGGGCTGGTTTTTAG